One stretch of Leadbetterella byssophila DSM 17132 DNA includes these proteins:
- a CDS encoding response regulator transcription factor, whose product MNLFLAEDDASLQEILAISLRKRGHEVTLANDGVDALLSIKEHTFDLLILDVMLPKLSGWDLAETVRKFQSSVPILFITAKGEKEDMIQSYISGGNDFLRKPFHLEELFFRIEELGKRTDKMEQFQLGKFTFNPVRQELSFLHSTQILSHKESALLHYLCQKKGELLPRKEVLLALWGNDDFFSARNMDAYISKLRKRLKGDENVQILNIRGLGYKLIT is encoded by the coding sequence ATGAATCTATTTTTAGCTGAGGATGACGCCTCCTTACAGGAAATTTTAGCCATCAGTTTACGTAAAAGGGGCCATGAAGTAACACTTGCAAATGATGGTGTTGATGCCTTATTAAGCATTAAAGAGCATACGTTTGATTTGCTAATTCTAGACGTGATGTTACCCAAACTCAGCGGCTGGGACCTTGCTGAAACGGTGCGTAAATTTCAATCCAGCGTGCCTATACTATTCATTACAGCTAAAGGAGAAAAAGAAGACATGATTCAATCCTATATCTCAGGGGGAAATGACTTTCTTCGTAAACCTTTTCATTTAGAAGAGCTGTTTTTCAGAATTGAAGAATTAGGTAAGCGTACGGATAAGATGGAGCAATTTCAATTGGGAAAGTTCACCTTTAATCCCGTCAGACAGGAGCTTAGTTTTCTTCATAGTACTCAAATTCTCTCCCACAAAGAGTCTGCCTTATTGCATTATCTATGCCAAAAAAAGGGAGAACTTTTACCCAGAAAAGAGGTGCTTCTTGCGCTTTGGGGAAATGATGACTTCTTTAGCGCAAGAAACATGGACGCTTACATTTCTAAATTGAGAAAACGACTAAAAGGGGATGAAAATGTCCAAATCCTAAATATTCGGGGTTTAGGATACAAACTTATTACTTAG
- a CDS encoding sensor histidine kinase — MKKKIRLLLFLFASLFLTIVGLQVYFNWLTWNSEQEIFKRKVHESLVSAKARTWQDHLNKSASHLATFLRDSTEISCRWNPESFTTTFTIKDKDSSSIGQHTVTLSLDQIKARYDRITPEIREKFILQFCENIKSDLKNSTLWYYTANIGRHMEKYYFYQPIDLREMEQNFSNALAENGIHYPFLVNDSLSGGWSTEKVDLSLYKPHGPHYFWASFNPPITYFLKQQLVSIIGTWMLIALSLITFLWIYKTLYTQEKLSEEKDLFITNMTHEIQTPVTAIQLASEALEQLDCTEEERRIFLKRISKNAASLAQLSTEILLESKLGTQNEILHLKTVIHEAAQLFPNLTYQLDRDHLIMGKKEQLFRVFRNLFDNSTKYNNNENVVVKIDAFTKGKTLEIRVSDNGIGIPVEHSERIFERFYRIPSTEVRGFGVGLSYVKKIIEGMKGTIKMVSAQGGGSTFIITLPK; from the coding sequence ATGAAGAAGAAAATCCGTCTACTACTTTTTCTGTTCGCCAGTTTGTTCCTCACTATTGTAGGCCTACAGGTCTATTTCAACTGGCTGACCTGGAATTCCGAACAAGAGATCTTCAAGCGAAAGGTTCATGAGAGTCTCGTAAGCGCAAAAGCCAGAACATGGCAAGATCACCTAAATAAAAGCGCAAGCCACTTAGCCACGTTTCTACGGGATAGTACGGAAATTTCCTGTCGATGGAATCCCGAAAGCTTTACAACCACATTTACCATTAAAGACAAGGATAGCAGCTCTATAGGCCAACACACTGTCACCTTAAGTTTAGACCAGATTAAAGCAAGATATGACCGCATAACTCCCGAAATAAGGGAGAAATTTATACTACAGTTTTGCGAGAATATTAAAAGTGATTTAAAGAATTCAACGCTGTGGTACTATACCGCAAACATTGGTAGACACATGGAGAAATACTATTTCTACCAGCCCATTGACCTGAGAGAAATGGAGCAAAATTTTTCCAATGCACTTGCTGAGAATGGAATCCATTATCCCTTCCTAGTCAATGATTCTTTAAGTGGAGGATGGTCAACTGAAAAAGTAGATTTGAGCCTGTATAAACCACATGGTCCTCACTACTTTTGGGCAAGCTTTAATCCTCCCATCACCTACTTTTTAAAGCAACAGCTGGTATCTATCATAGGAACCTGGATGCTGATCGCTTTATCTCTGATTACATTCTTATGGATTTATAAAACCTTGTATACCCAGGAAAAATTAAGTGAGGAGAAAGATCTTTTCATTACAAATATGACACATGAGATACAGACTCCTGTAACTGCTATTCAGTTGGCTTCTGAAGCTTTAGAACAATTAGACTGCACAGAAGAGGAACGTAGAATCTTCCTAAAAAGGATATCCAAAAATGCAGCTTCTCTGGCCCAGCTTAGTACTGAAATTCTACTAGAATCAAAGCTTGGTACCCAAAATGAGATTTTGCACCTAAAGACCGTGATTCATGAAGCAGCACAACTTTTCCCTAATCTAACATACCAATTAGACAGAGATCATTTAATTATGGGCAAAAAGGAGCAGTTATTCCGGGTTTTCAGAAATCTATTTGACAATTCCACCAAGTACAATAATAATGAGAATGTTGTGGTTAAAATAGATGCTTTTACTAAAGGTAAAACCTTAGAAATTCGAGTATCTGACAATGGTATAGGTATACCAGTGGAACATAGTGAAAGAATTTTTGAACGATTTTACAGAATACCTTCTACTGAGGTAAGAGGTTTTGGGGTAGGTTTAAGCTATGTTAAGAAGATTATTGAAGGGATGAAAGGAACTATTAAAATGGTATCGGCACAGGGCGGAGGTAGCACATTCATCATAACTTTACCCAAATGA
- a CDS encoding RagB/SusD family nutrient uptake outer membrane protein, whose product MKSRYNKLVLGLMLLSACNPLNVDKVIDPNNPSEAGYTENATRQQVQFLITGLEEKHRNYVFTSTAALGSFGREVWYLNGSDPRFTTDWLGQALKEPNSSFFGFGNTGGTVYYNPYQAIRQAELVIKSVNSAPQVTDAEKSAVIGFARTIQGYQFMLPANLVYDNGIRIDVSDPMNPGPFVPYQEAMNHVKSLLDAGYAELNKSTGAFTFKLTAGFNGYNTIDGLKKVNRAIAARNAIYRKDWQGALDAVNASFMDLNGNLTAGPAHPYGAAPNAFNPLYYVPNANVNTMVVVHPKLITDALPGDKRVQEKFLQRTAPVVNSTTYAVLEGMYQDKRWPNNTTAIPFIKNEELILIKAEAHAQLNQPAESVAAINIIRTAAGLAPYAGATTTAALIDEILFQRRYSLWAEPWGHRWVDARRYDKLSEIDVSLDKGTVFKQFPHPQAELSWNEYTK is encoded by the coding sequence ATGAAGAGCAGATATAATAAATTAGTCTTGGGTCTAATGCTGTTATCAGCATGTAATCCACTAAACGTGGACAAAGTAATTGACCCTAATAACCCCTCAGAAGCGGGGTACACAGAAAATGCTACTCGTCAGCAAGTGCAGTTCCTTATCACTGGTTTAGAAGAAAAGCATAGAAACTATGTGTTTACTTCGACTGCAGCTTTGGGTTCTTTTGGAAGGGAAGTATGGTATCTTAATGGATCTGACCCACGTTTCACAACAGACTGGTTAGGTCAAGCATTAAAAGAGCCAAACAGTAGCTTCTTTGGCTTTGGTAATACCGGTGGTACCGTTTATTACAACCCTTACCAAGCCATTAGACAAGCGGAATTAGTAATCAAATCCGTAAACTCAGCACCACAAGTAACAGATGCTGAAAAAAGTGCCGTAATTGGGTTTGCTAGAACCATTCAAGGTTACCAATTTATGTTACCGGCCAACTTAGTTTACGATAATGGCATACGTATCGATGTGTCTGACCCCATGAATCCCGGACCTTTTGTACCCTATCAGGAGGCCATGAATCATGTAAAATCCTTACTAGATGCAGGATATGCAGAATTGAATAAATCAACAGGTGCATTTACCTTTAAATTGACTGCAGGATTTAATGGTTACAATACCATCGACGGCCTTAAAAAGGTAAACCGCGCTATAGCTGCGAGAAACGCCATTTATAGAAAAGATTGGCAAGGTGCGCTCGATGCCGTCAATGCCTCCTTCATGGACTTAAATGGCAATTTAACTGCAGGACCTGCACACCCCTATGGTGCTGCTCCGAATGCTTTCAACCCCTTGTATTACGTTCCAAATGCGAATGTGAATACCATGGTGGTGGTTCATCCTAAATTGATCACAGATGCCTTACCTGGGGATAAACGTGTGCAAGAAAAGTTCTTACAAAGGACTGCTCCTGTAGTTAATTCTACCACTTATGCTGTTTTAGAAGGCATGTACCAAGATAAGAGGTGGCCAAATAACACCACGGCTATTCCATTTATTAAGAATGAAGAGCTGATATTGATTAAAGCTGAAGCACATGCTCAACTGAATCAGCCTGCAGAGAGTGTGGCCGCCATTAATATCATCCGTACCGCGGCGGGATTAGCCCCTTATGCAGGAGCCACCACCACTGCGGCATTAATAGATGAAATCTTGTTCCAAAGAAGATATTCACTTTGGGCTGAACCTTGGGGTCATAGATGGGTAGATGCCAGAAGATACGACAAACTATCAGAAATAGATGTTTCCCTTGATAAAGGGACGGTTTTCAAACAATTCCCTCATCCTCAGGCAGAATTAAGTTGGAACGAATACACCAAATAA
- a CDS encoding SusC/RagA family TonB-linked outer membrane protein: MMKHYLRLVVLLLLVGSGQAFAQYTVTGTVKDGKTGEPIIGANVYLKENPTKGTLTDADGKFSLGVPTNQEATLEIKFLGYFLQAIPVSPSQTSVSVSLKEDITNLEEIVVSGLASSVKRSNLANAVTSVSAKELTGTTTIQTTDGALYGKVVGANIRSSGGAPGGGISIQLRGISSLVGASQPLIILDGVYINNASQRTGRATLTGAGASNQDDGANRLADINPADIENIEILKGPSAAAIYGTRANAGVVIITTKKGSSGKTKISFSQDIGFANPLRLLGVDDWSEAKINEFFPEARRAIELERYRKAVQTNTFIDYEDYFYNNKALLSNTRLSLTGGTDKTKFYISGNIADENGTIRNTGFERYSLRTNIDHKINSWLTLGVSSNYIKTNTDRGFTGNQNNSGASIGYSIAYVPNYFDLRANPDGSYPDNPYFAENPVALTDKATNNSTVNRFVQAFNLGIDIFKTEKSFLKASIVGGLDYVQNTTLIHMPEDLQYQRAQANPGDVLWGKQESTNTNFQASLVYNWNVGNVNFNSSGGIVRLDFKDNVLFNRSRGLTPGQINLSQGTVQSIDQQFFQNVQEAGLFLQQEANYLDKVIGTVGIRWDKSSLNADHTQFYAFPRASLAVNLAKFGDWGGRTINLLKPRIAYGETAGPVSFGATFTSLGGANIGGLLGSVVGNTIGNNAIRPESASELEMGIDAGLFDSRVLLEASYYIKNTKNNLQNLSLSPSTGVTSISSNEAELQNKGIELSLSGTPVELTNIKWNTRIMYWQNRVKMTKLGIPTYIAGAFGSSLGTFLYSEGYSPTTIVGTPAVPNSPSTGNFTVLGNSLPKFTMSWSNNLNIYKNLDFSFLFEWKKGGDNINLSHYLLNGGGTAVGWMDDKNGNGVIDAREPTTASAWVQDASYVKLREIGLYYTLPKSFTSSILNGSIEKIRIGSSVNNALLFTKYNGYDPETSTFGAQSVANNVDINPYPTQRRVFFHLTLDF, from the coding sequence ATGATGAAACACTACCTTAGGCTCGTGGTACTCCTACTTTTAGTGGGGTCCGGCCAGGCATTTGCCCAGTACACTGTAACGGGAACAGTGAAGGATGGCAAAACCGGAGAACCCATCATAGGGGCGAACGTTTACCTTAAAGAAAACCCAACCAAAGGGACATTAACAGACGCTGATGGAAAATTCTCTTTAGGAGTTCCCACTAACCAGGAGGCTACTTTAGAGATTAAATTTCTAGGCTACTTCTTACAAGCGATTCCCGTATCGCCATCCCAAACTTCCGTTTCTGTAAGTTTGAAAGAAGATATTACTAATCTTGAGGAGATAGTAGTGAGTGGTCTAGCCTCTTCTGTGAAAAGGAGTAACTTGGCCAATGCAGTAACTTCGGTATCAGCAAAAGAGTTAACGGGAACTACCACTATTCAAACTACTGACGGAGCCTTATATGGAAAAGTAGTAGGCGCTAATATTCGTTCATCTGGTGGTGCACCAGGCGGTGGTATTTCCATTCAGCTGAGAGGTATTTCCAGTCTGGTAGGAGCGTCTCAGCCCTTGATAATTCTTGATGGAGTTTACATTAACAACGCTTCACAGAGAACGGGTAGAGCTACACTTACAGGAGCAGGTGCTTCTAATCAGGATGACGGTGCTAACCGTTTAGCTGACATTAACCCTGCGGATATCGAGAACATTGAAATTCTTAAGGGTCCATCAGCAGCGGCCATTTATGGTACTCGTGCTAATGCTGGTGTAGTGATAATTACTACCAAGAAAGGTTCAAGTGGTAAGACTAAAATTTCATTCTCACAGGATATAGGTTTTGCGAACCCTTTACGTCTTCTAGGTGTAGATGACTGGAGCGAAGCTAAAATCAATGAATTCTTTCCTGAGGCTAGAAGAGCTATTGAACTTGAACGTTATAGAAAAGCTGTTCAAACCAATACTTTCATAGATTATGAAGATTATTTCTATAATAACAAGGCTCTTTTGAGTAATACTCGTCTTTCCCTAACAGGTGGAACGGATAAGACGAAGTTTTATATTTCAGGAAACATTGCGGATGAAAACGGAACGATTAGAAATACCGGTTTTGAACGTTATTCACTTAGAACTAACATTGATCATAAAATCAATAGTTGGCTGACTCTGGGCGTTTCTTCTAACTACATCAAAACCAATACAGATCGTGGTTTTACGGGGAATCAAAACAACTCCGGAGCCAGTATAGGTTACTCTATAGCATATGTACCTAATTACTTTGACCTTCGTGCTAACCCTGACGGTTCTTATCCAGATAACCCATACTTTGCTGAAAACCCTGTGGCATTAACAGACAAGGCAACAAACAACTCCACCGTAAACCGGTTTGTACAAGCATTCAATCTGGGTATAGACATCTTCAAAACAGAGAAATCCTTCTTAAAGGCTTCAATTGTAGGGGGATTAGATTATGTTCAGAACACTACGCTTATCCATATGCCTGAGGATCTGCAATATCAGAGAGCACAGGCTAACCCGGGTGATGTGCTTTGGGGTAAACAAGAAAGTACAAATACTAACTTCCAGGCTTCATTAGTGTACAACTGGAATGTGGGTAATGTAAACTTTAACTCAAGTGGCGGTATTGTGCGTCTAGATTTCAAGGATAATGTTTTGTTTAACCGTTCTCGCGGATTAACTCCTGGGCAAATCAACTTAAGTCAGGGTACCGTCCAATCTATTGACCAGCAATTCTTCCAAAATGTTCAAGAAGCAGGTTTGTTCCTCCAACAAGAAGCAAATTATCTAGACAAAGTTATAGGTACGGTAGGTATCCGTTGGGATAAATCATCATTGAACGCGGATCACACCCAGTTCTATGCCTTCCCGAGAGCATCCTTAGCCGTTAACTTAGCGAAATTTGGGGACTGGGGTGGAAGAACCATAAATCTACTGAAACCAAGAATTGCGTATGGTGAGACGGCTGGTCCGGTTAGTTTTGGAGCTACCTTCACTTCTTTGGGAGGAGCTAATATTGGCGGACTTCTAGGCTCTGTAGTAGGAAATACCATTGGTAATAATGCCATTCGTCCTGAATCAGCAAGTGAACTGGAAATGGGTATAGATGCGGGTCTATTTGATAGCAGAGTATTGCTAGAAGCTTCCTACTATATCAAAAACACGAAGAATAACCTTCAAAACTTAAGCCTTTCTCCTAGTACAGGGGTGACATCCATTTCAAGTAATGAGGCTGAACTTCAAAACAAAGGTATAGAGTTGAGTTTATCAGGTACGCCAGTGGAGTTGACTAACATAAAATGGAATACGCGCATCATGTACTGGCAGAACCGGGTGAAGATGACGAAGTTAGGTATTCCAACTTACATAGCGGGAGCATTCGGATCTTCATTGGGTACATTCCTTTACTCAGAAGGTTACTCGCCAACTACTATCGTTGGAACTCCGGCTGTACCAAACAGTCCTTCTACTGGGAACTTTACTGTTCTAGGTAACAGTTTACCGAAGTTCACTATGAGCTGGTCAAACAACTTGAACATCTACAAAAACTTAGATTTCTCATTCTTGTTTGAGTGGAAGAAGGGTGGTGATAACATCAACCTTTCTCATTACCTATTGAACGGTGGAGGTACAGCTGTTGGCTGGATGGATGATAAAAACGGAAACGGTGTCATAGATGCCCGTGAACCTACAACTGCCTCTGCTTGGGTACAAGATGCCTCTTATGTGAAACTGAGAGAAATAGGTCTTTATTATACATTACCTAAGTCTTTCACTTCCTCCATTTTAAATGGATCTATTGAGAAGATCAGAATAGGTAGCTCTGTGAACAATGCTTTGTTGTTTACCAAATATAACGGCTACGATCCTGAAACTTCCACCTTTGGAGCACAATCTGTAGCGAACAATGTAGACATTAACCCCTACCCTACGCAAAGGAGAGTATTTTTCCATTTAACACTTGATTTTTAA
- a CDS encoding DHA2 family efflux MFS transporter permease subunit, with product MDEASIKKYLPIILSIAIFMQMLDSTILNTSLPAIAKDFGEPSTHMQNAILAYVLTLAVFMPVTGFLADKYGTKKVFILSLVLFALGSFLCGFSQNLNHLVIARVIQGIGGSLMTPVAKLALIRTFPKKELVKAMNFAIIPALIGPILGPLVGGYMVDYLSWHWIFLINLPISLVGLLLSLRYLPDSKSTVIDFDLKGFLIFAAASLLLSISVELFSGAHHVTPVLLMFVVGFILVFRYFRHSHVDDNPIFPYSLFQVRTFRLGILGNLATRLGISSISLLVPLMIQLDYGQSAVISGWLVAPMALTAIFGKSFVIRILNKFGYRTTLMVNTVIIGIVICLFAIPNNNSSIYWYIPLVAVLGFFNSIQFTSMNTISLADLRDYQNSSGNSLLSVNQQLAIGFGISFGLLVLRSFEATQSDLHQAFRYTFLVMGITTIISGALFRRLHPTDGANLRN from the coding sequence ATGGATGAAGCCAGCATAAAAAAGTATCTGCCCATCATTCTGTCGATAGCGATATTCATGCAGATGCTAGATTCAACTATCCTGAATACATCATTGCCTGCTATTGCCAAAGATTTCGGGGAGCCTTCCACGCATATGCAAAATGCCATCTTGGCCTATGTACTCACCTTAGCTGTTTTCATGCCCGTTACTGGTTTTTTAGCGGACAAGTACGGGACAAAAAAGGTTTTTATCTTATCCCTTGTCCTCTTCGCTTTAGGGTCTTTTCTCTGCGGATTCTCTCAAAATTTAAACCATCTGGTGATTGCCCGCGTCATACAAGGCATAGGAGGTAGTCTCATGACACCCGTAGCGAAACTTGCGCTCATTAGGACCTTCCCGAAAAAAGAATTAGTGAAGGCCATGAATTTTGCAATTATCCCAGCGCTTATAGGGCCTATATTAGGACCTTTAGTCGGTGGTTATATGGTAGATTACCTCTCATGGCATTGGATCTTTCTGATTAATCTGCCCATCAGCCTTGTAGGTTTGCTATTAAGCTTGCGATATCTGCCGGATTCCAAATCCACAGTCATAGATTTTGATCTCAAAGGTTTTCTCATCTTTGCCGCAGCCTCTCTTCTTTTATCTATCTCAGTAGAGCTTTTTTCCGGAGCGCACCATGTAACACCAGTGCTCTTGATGTTTGTTGTGGGCTTTATTTTAGTTTTCAGATATTTCAGGCATTCGCATGTGGATGACAACCCCATTTTTCCCTATTCTCTTTTTCAAGTCCGAACCTTTAGACTAGGGATCTTGGGTAATCTTGCTACCCGCCTAGGCATTAGCTCCATATCCCTGCTAGTTCCCTTGATGATACAATTGGACTATGGACAAAGTGCAGTGATCTCCGGTTGGCTAGTAGCACCCATGGCACTTACCGCCATCTTCGGAAAGTCTTTTGTGATTAGAATCCTGAACAAATTTGGATATCGGACTACGCTGATGGTTAATACCGTGATTATCGGAATCGTTATCTGTTTGTTTGCAATCCCGAATAATAATAGCTCCATTTACTGGTATATACCCCTGGTGGCAGTCCTGGGATTCTTCAACTCCATACAGTTCACTTCCATGAATACCATTTCATTAGCTGATCTACGGGATTATCAAAATAGTAGTGGGAATTCCCTTTTGTCTGTTAACCAACAATTGGCAATAGGATTTGGGATCTCTTTCGGCCTCCTTGTTCTAAGAAGCTTTGAAGCTACTCAAAGTGATCTCCATCAAGCTTTCAGATATACCTTCTTAGTGATGGGTATTACCACCATCATTTCCGGCGCCTTGTTTAGACGATTACATCCCACAGATGGAGCAAACTTGAGAAATTAA
- a CDS encoding glycosyltransferase codes for MTIYHILTYSYENGGTSKFVADLASFQREKGDIVKILSTNLAGHTTYPVPEGVELISFEPETLTKVIPLYSSALSDYVVAHEKEVDVIHLHCLWNFGELLVDKLNLHHKTVVTIHGSLHPYTFKGLVYYKRLVYSKWFQKNFLRKVKLIHVNHNGEVKDVTDYLGYKPDNMEVIPNGTDLQEVKVTPPADRRRNELLYIGRLHHKKGFEILMPAFKLVLAKRPDAKLLIAGPDDGMLEYIENFCKENGMQEQVQILGTVTGEPKKELFSKSGIFVLPTYSEGFSLAVLEALMYGLPAVVSDQTGLSPLLEDYNAAVVADLTPEAYAKGLLDVLNKDELYNALPENGLRLLREKLEKNQVCTVFNRQVYDKFRS; via the coding sequence ATGACCATATACCACATCCTAACCTACTCGTATGAGAACGGGGGTACTTCAAAGTTTGTAGCAGATTTGGCCTCATTTCAAAGAGAAAAAGGAGATATAGTCAAGATCTTATCTACTAACCTTGCGGGCCATACTACATACCCCGTACCGGAGGGAGTGGAATTGATATCATTTGAACCTGAGACCTTAACCAAGGTCATTCCTTTATATAGTTCAGCCTTGTCTGATTATGTAGTAGCACACGAAAAGGAGGTAGATGTCATTCACTTGCACTGCTTATGGAACTTTGGGGAGTTATTAGTGGACAAATTAAACCTGCATCACAAGACAGTTGTCACTATTCATGGCAGCTTGCATCCTTATACTTTTAAAGGATTAGTGTATTATAAGAGGTTAGTATATTCGAAGTGGTTTCAGAAGAACTTCCTGAGAAAAGTAAAACTTATACACGTCAACCATAATGGAGAGGTCAAGGATGTCACTGATTATCTAGGATACAAACCGGATAATATGGAAGTGATCCCGAACGGCACAGATCTTCAAGAAGTGAAGGTAACCCCACCTGCAGACCGAAGGAGGAATGAATTGCTGTACATCGGGAGACTTCATCATAAGAAAGGTTTTGAAATCTTAATGCCTGCATTTAAGTTGGTATTAGCTAAACGTCCAGATGCAAAACTGCTCATAGCTGGGCCTGATGACGGAATGCTGGAGTATATTGAGAACTTTTGCAAGGAGAATGGCATGCAGGAACAGGTTCAAATCTTAGGCACCGTTACGGGTGAGCCCAAAAAAGAACTGTTTTCTAAGTCGGGCATCTTTGTACTACCTACCTACTCTGAAGGATTTTCATTAGCTGTTTTAGAAGCCTTGATGTACGGACTCCCGGCGGTAGTTTCAGACCAAACGGGTCTATCTCCCTTATTAGAAGATTATAATGCCGCGGTAGTAGCAGATTTAACACCGGAAGCATATGCTAAAGGCTTGTTAGACGTCTTAAACAAGGATGAGCTGTACAATGCTCTTCCTGAAAATGGCCTCCGCTTATTGAGAGAGAAGTTAGAGAAGAATCAGGTTTGTACGGTATTTAATCGTCAGGTTTACGATAAATTCCGTAGTTAA